The Syntrophus gentianae genome contains the following window.
ACCTGGAGGGTAATTCACGCCAGTTCATCGCCGACAACGAGGGGCATGCCTTCCCCATGGGGACGATGAACACCTTCCAGACGCTCTTTGCCCCGGCGGACTTCAACGAGACGGTCAACACACTGGGGCTTGAGCTCTACGCCAAGCAGGAAGAACGGAAGTTCGGACGGGGCGTCGATCTCCACGCCCAGAGCAATCCCCTGCCGATCTGCTACCGGCCCGGGGTCCTGGTGAAGGTGACCAAGGGCTGATTCCCTTAACTTTTGAAAGAGGCGGACATGGGCGAGGCACCGTTTATCCTGAAAGAGAAGGATTGGGAGAAGGCGACTCCCGAGCAGCGGGACTGGTACATCTACAACGCGATCCTGGCCCTGAGCGCCCGTGTCGACGCCGTGGAGAAAGGGGCCTGGTTTCACCGGGGGGCCTCCTTCATAGGCGGACTTGTCGGGGGAATCGCCGCTGCCCTGGGCGTGAAATTATCATAGGAGCAAAGCATGAAACCCTTCGATTTTGCCTTCGAGCAGACCCTCTGTCTGGAGGGAGGATACAGCGACGATCCCGACGATCGGGGCGGAAGGACCAACTGGGGGATCACCGAGGCCACCCTGAAGGACGCTTGTTCCCGGGGGCTGGTTCAAAATAAAGATGTATCGGCTTTGTCCAAAGAAGAGGCCCGGCTGATCTACAAAGCTGACTACTGGGACGCTTTGAAACTTGATTCGGTCCTTTCTCCCGCCATCGCCGCGGAGATCTTCGACACGGCGGTCAACATGGGCCGATCCGCCGCGGTGAAGATCCTCCAGGAGGCCCTCCATTACCTTGGCGAATCCCTGGCCGTGGACGGTGTCATGGGAATGAAGACCCTGGGGGCACTCAACAAGTGGTCATCGAAGGATGAACGGGCTCTCTTCGTCTGTCTCAACGGATTTCAGTTCATGCGCTACGTGGGGATCGTGGAAATGAACGCAAGTCAGAAACGTTTTTCCAGGGGCTGGACCAAGCGGATCCAGACCTACAAGGAGGGATGATCATGCCTTTTGATCCTTTGACCGCTATTACGAGCCTGATTCAGACCGGACTGGACAAGTTCCTCCCCGACAAGATGTCCGAGGCGGAGAAGGTCAAGCTGCAGAACGAGATGACCATGTTCGTCATGAGCCAGGCGTCCGGCGAGGACAGCAAGTTCCGGGAGTTCGTCCTGGCCTACGAGGGGGAGGCGGCGGCTCTTCCGAAGCCCCTGCTCTACCTGCGCAGCATGATCCGCCCTGCCTTCACGATCCTGGTGGGCTATCTGGACTTTGTCTATTTTACCGCTGCTTCGCCATGGACAGGAGACCGCGGCGACCTGTTGAAGGCAGTCAACATGATTATCCTCCTCTTCTGGTTCGGGGAGCGCGCCATCACCAATTCAGGGATCCTCGACATCCTGAAAAAGCGAATGGAGAAGTAAAGGACATGCCCGACGAGATCGACCAGGCGCAGCATCATGATGAGTTTTTCCGGGAGCAGGCTCTCTGCTCTCATTACGACCGGCTGAGAAAGAAAACCGGCCTGCACCGCAGCCTTGCGGGCGGGACCGGTCCTTCTGAATGCATCGATTGCGGGGATCCGATCGAGCCGGCACGGTTAGCCGTCATGCCGAACGCGATTCGCTGCCTGGACTGCCAGGCGAGGCATGAGCGCCTTTACGGGAGGCGTGCATAATGGGACTTCGAGAAGATATGGCCTCCGCCCTGCCGGAGATGTTCGAGGTCCTGGGTGAGGCGGCGACCTTCAGCCCTTCAGGAGGAACTCCGGCCGCCTGCCACATCCTCATCGACTTCAATGTCGATCTCCAGCCGGACGGATTCCAGTCAACCGCCTGGCAGCGTTCCACGGTCATCGAGGCCGTCCTGTCGGAGATCGGGAGCGAGCCAAACCGGGGCGATGTCTTCAGGTACAACGGCATGCACTATACAGTTCAGAAGGTCACCTTCAATGACGGCCTGTCCGTAAAAGTGGCGGTGACCCCGTGATCAGGATCTCCATCGACCCCATCGACCAGGCCAGGGTCAGGAACATACTCTCTGGGATGAAGAACATGGGCGAAAGGGTCCTCTCCCGCAGCTTGAACAAAACCATTACCGGCGTCAAGACGGACGCTTCGACGGAGATCCGCCAGGAGCTCAACGCTAAAAAAGCGGCCGTGGATGAAACCTTTACGCTCAACAAGGCCACGATCAAGAAGCTCTCCGCCTCCATTGTCAGCACCGGTAAGCCCCTGGCCCTGATCGATTTCGTGGGAACCAGGCAGACCAACAAGGGCGTATCCGTCCTGGTCAAGAAGACCGGCGCCAGGAAGATCATCCCGGGAGCCTTCATCGCGACAATGAAGGAAGGGCACAAGGGCGTGTTCTGGCGGAACTGGCACGGCGTGAAAAGGACAAAAAGCACAAAAATCAAATACGGCGCCCTTCCAAAAAAATACCGCTTGCCCATGTCCGAGCGATTCGGCCCCCGGGTGCCGGATATCCTGGGAAACGATTCCGTTATGGGAACTGTTCTGAAAAAGGCTTCCGACCGGCTCCATACGAACATCGAAAGCGAACTGAACTACGAACTGGGAAAGCTCAAATGAGCGACACGATCCGCGAAACCATCATCAAGGACTTCATGGCCCGCCTGGCCGTCATAACGACAGCCAACGGGTACAACACGGATATCGGAACAACCGTCCTGCGGGCACAGAAGACCGTGGGTCCGGAAGATCTCCCCTGCTGCGTCGTCTGGCCGCAACAGGAAAACAGCGTTCCCTCATACGGGGAGAACGACTGCACGATGCCCATTCGCATCGAAGGCTTGGCCGAATTCTGGTCGAGCAACCCTTCGGCCATCTCCGAACAGATTCTGGGGGATTTGAAGAAATGCATCTTCCAGCCGGCCAACACCTCATCAAGGACGCCTTCAGGATGGACCAGGTCTCCCGATTACATCGACTCCCTGGCCTATTCCGGGGGTGGGACGGATTCCTATCCTGAGGAAGGACAGAAGACCGTGGGGGCCTCTCTCCTCGTGGAGGTCGGTTACACGGAAAGAATCGGAGATCCTTATTCCCAATAAGAACCTATGGAGGAAGAAATGCCCGGCTGTATTCGAGTGGAGGCCCCGATCACGATCGTAGAGGGCGGGACCTTTGATCAGATCTTTCAATGGAAGTCTGGATCTCCCGCAGAGGTGGTGGACCTGACTGGATATTCGGCGAAGATGCAGGTGCGCTCTGCGGTCAAAAACGCCATTGTCCTGATCGACGTCCCCAACGCGACAGCCTCCTGGGAGGCAGATGGGGACACGGGCGTCTATATCTTCGACGACTCGGAAAGCCCTGCGACGGGAAACTGGAAGTGGCGGGTTTACGTCAATGAAACAGACACCAAGGGGATCTGCGCGAGCCACGCCGACATTTCGGGAGTCTACGACCTCTTCCTCTATAACGCCGACGGAGAGGCCGTCCTGCAGCAATACGGGGCTGCCTACCTCATGGCGGCCTGCACGAGGAGCGCATAGCGGTGGCTGACGAGCAGTTCATCACAACGAACACGGAAGTCTCCATCCTGACCGAAACGCCGTCTGAGGCCCAGCTTGTCGAAACGACTGCGGAGGAAACGTATTCCTTCTCCACGACGGAGTCTCCGGTGTCCCTGATCGAAACGGAAGCTCCTGGGGATGTAATCCTGGAGACGGAGGATCCTGACCCTCAGATTATCCAGATAGAGACGACCGGTCCCCAGGGCGCGCCCGGCGAGAAAGGTGAAAAGGGAGACAAGGGCGATCCCGGAGATCC
Protein-coding sequences here:
- a CDS encoding head-tail joining protein codes for the protein MGLREDMASALPEMFEVLGEAATFSPSGGTPAACHILIDFNVDLQPDGFQSTAWQRSTVIEAVLSEIGSEPNRGDVFRYNGMHYTVQKVTFNDGLSVKVAVTP
- a CDS encoding glycoside hydrolase family 108 protein; protein product: MKPFDFAFEQTLCLEGGYSDDPDDRGGRTNWGITEATLKDACSRGLVQNKDVSALSKEEARLIYKADYWDALKLDSVLSPAIAAEIFDTAVNMGRSAAVKILQEALHYLGESLAVDGVMGMKTLGALNKWSSKDERALFVCLNGFQFMRYVGIVEMNASQKRFSRGWTKRIQTYKEG
- a CDS encoding phage tail protein, producing MIRISIDPIDQARVRNILSGMKNMGERVLSRSLNKTITGVKTDASTEIRQELNAKKAAVDETFTLNKATIKKLSASIVSTGKPLALIDFVGTRQTNKGVSVLVKKTGARKIIPGAFIATMKEGHKGVFWRNWHGVKRTKSTKIKYGALPKKYRLPMSERFGPRVPDILGNDSVMGTVLKKASDRLHTNIESELNYELGKLK
- a CDS encoding TraR/DksA C4-type zinc finger protein; this translates as MPDEIDQAQHHDEFFREQALCSHYDRLRKKTGLHRSLAGGTGPSECIDCGDPIEPARLAVMPNAIRCLDCQARHERLYGRRA